One Polaribacter sp. KT25b DNA segment encodes these proteins:
- a CDS encoding ATP-binding protein, protein MQSLKKRITFKVLIGYIILGLLAAISGFLILSEVKTFTQIQKQDILDRKIIVKTGTLIANIYKNESLARAALQFNSKSKFNEYLAENKKLVSKIDSLSLIANNNSQDFILDSIKLIIDKKLKNIIDLKNLNSNDDSDKSINKAIKKLSAIDSLLSKTAVTDFIKNSNFIDNDTRSKLENFAIALYEYTPKDSINKAEQKKIDSLVSISRKILKEAQDKTYNNRIYLKRKQNELIENDLTISRKLQELLENLEKDIILYTNNMIKSREDTFNRSKNIILFAAGISFIIIIIFSLIILNDFWKTQRYRKQLEEANKTTKSLLKSRERLISMVSHDLRTPLSTISGFSELLQKSSQNTKDKNYIDHIQNASTYMSKLVDDLLEFSKLENGNISIKSVPFDLKNLIDEITQITKNNVKDKPISFIIKHDEHIKNLIISDPFRLKQILYNLIVNACKFTNKGTITVKSLITQNADKTNLEILVSDTGIGISKDQIATIFKAFSQADNTNNTVKGFGLGLTISKKLAELLNGTLTLKSTLNVGSTFTLKIPVKLSTKPIIPTDENKNAITLFNLTAVVVEDDVSMLQLLVDFLKQFNIKTYTFNNAQDAIKSIDKIAYNFVLTDIQLPKMNGIHFMEILKKDKNYKNQPIIAMTGRANISKEEYLKSGFFDVLIKPFDSNTLQDILHQFFNLNFVDFNTNTTNSEEKLTADFNLDTLKSFSNNDSTQIRNTLHIFLEDTKNNYSILKKAKQQNDIKLFKEVSHKMLSMFKQLEVKNVIPFLIAFENSTFIDNTVFIKFEEHLNDFIKSLKNYLNS, encoded by the coding sequence ATGCAATCATTAAAAAAGAGAATTACTTTTAAAGTTTTAATAGGTTATATAATACTTGGCCTATTAGCAGCAATCTCTGGTTTTTTAATACTTTCTGAAGTAAAAACATTTACACAAATACAAAAACAAGATATATTAGATAGAAAAATAATTGTAAAAACTGGTACTTTAATAGCTAATATTTATAAAAACGAAAGTTTAGCTAGAGCTGCATTACAATTTAATTCTAAATCGAAATTTAATGAATATTTAGCTGAAAATAAAAAATTAGTATCTAAAATAGACTCTCTAAGCCTTATTGCTAACAATAATTCTCAAGATTTTATACTAGACAGCATTAAATTAATTATTGATAAAAAGTTAAAAAACATAATTGATTTAAAAAATTTAAATAGCAACGATGATTCTGATAAATCTATTAATAAGGCCATAAAGAAATTAAGCGCTATTGATTCTCTTTTAAGTAAAACAGCAGTTACAGATTTTATTAAAAATTCAAATTTTATTGATAATGATACTCGTTCAAAATTAGAGAATTTTGCTATTGCCCTTTATGAATATACCCCAAAAGATTCTATAAATAAAGCAGAACAAAAAAAGATAGACTCTCTTGTATCTATTTCTAGAAAAATATTAAAAGAAGCTCAAGATAAAACCTATAATAATCGTATTTACCTAAAAAGAAAACAAAACGAACTTATTGAAAATGATTTAACGATTTCTAGAAAATTACAAGAGCTTTTAGAAAACCTAGAAAAAGATATAATTCTCTACACTAATAACATGATTAAAAGTAGAGAAGATACATTTAATCGTAGTAAAAACATTATTTTATTTGCAGCAGGTATCAGTTTTATTATCATTATCATTTTTTCATTAATTATTTTAAATGATTTTTGGAAAACCCAGCGTTACCGTAAACAATTAGAGGAAGCTAATAAAACTACAAAATCACTTTTAAAAAGTAGAGAGCGTTTAATTTCTATGGTAAGTCATGATTTAAGAACACCATTAAGTACTATTTCTGGTTTTAGCGAACTACTTCAAAAATCATCACAAAACACAAAAGACAAAAATTATATAGATCATATTCAAAACGCATCTACTTATATGAGCAAATTAGTAGACGACCTTTTAGAGTTTTCTAAACTAGAAAACGGTAATATCTCTATTAAATCAGTCCCTTTTGATTTAAAAAATCTTATTGATGAAATTACTCAAATCACAAAAAATAATGTTAAAGACAAACCAATAAGTTTTATAATTAAACATGACGAACACATAAAAAACCTAATAATTAGTGATCCGTTTCGATTAAAACAAATTTTATATAATCTAATTGTAAATGCTTGTAAATTTACCAACAAAGGCACTATAACTGTTAAGAGTTTAATTACGCAGAACGCAGATAAAACTAATCTAGAGATTTTAGTAAGTGATACAGGAATTGGCATCAGTAAAGATCAAATAGCAACTATTTTTAAAGCTTTTAGTCAAGCTGATAATACAAACAATACTGTTAAAGGCTTTGGTTTAGGCTTAACCATATCTAAAAAATTAGCAGAATTATTAAACGGAACATTAACTTTAAAAAGCACATTAAATGTTGGTAGTACTTTTACTCTAAAAATACCTGTAAAACTATCAACAAAACCCATAATACCAACTGATGAAAATAAAAATGCAATCACACTTTTTAATTTAACCGCGGTTGTTGTTGAGGATGATGTTTCAATGCTACAACTTCTAGTAGATTTTTTAAAACAATTTAATATTAAAACATACACTTTTAATAATGCCCAAGATGCAATCAAATCTATTGATAAAATAGCGTATAACTTTGTTTTAACGGATATTCAACTTCCAAAAATGAATGGTATACATTTTATGGAAATTCTTAAAAAGGATAAAAACTATAAAAATCAACCAATAATTGCAATGACAGGTCGTGCAAATATCTCTAAAGAAGAATATCTAAAAAGCGGATTTTTTGATGTATTAATTAAACCTTTTGACTCAAATACACTTCAAGATATTTTACATCAATTTTTTAATTTAAATTTTGTAGACTTTAATACTAACACAACTAATAGTGAAGAAAAATTAACTGCCGATTTTAATCTTGATACTTTAAAATCTTTTTCTAATAATGATAGTACTCAAATAAGAAATACATTACATATTTTTTTAGAAGATACTAAAAACAATTATTCAATCTTAAAAAAGGCAAAACAACAAAATGATATTAAACTTTTTAAAGAAGTTAGTCATAAAATGCTTAGTATGTTTAAGCAATTAGAAGTTAAAAATGTTATCCCTTTTTTAATTGCCTTCGAAAATTCTACATTTATAGACAACACCGTTTTTATTAAATTTGAAGAACACTTAAATGATTTTATCAAATCATTAAAAAACTATCTTAACTCTTAG